A genomic segment from Deinococcus sp. YIM 77859 encodes:
- the glnA gene encoding type I glutamate--ammonia ligase yields the protein MTRVPPQNAQDLLETLQAQDVAFLRLQFTDILGTTKNVEVPRSQFEKALRGDVTFDGSAVEGFTRVEESDMLLSPDLSTFLIYPPFAPEEEGGRVARLICDVTLPDGTPFEGDPRRVLKRQVERAAGLGFEMFVGTEPEFFLFERNAGGGGLPVTHDKAGYFDLAPVDKGERIRREITQRLVQMGFEIEAAHHEVAPGQHEIDFRYAPALEAADRIATFKFVVKRVALEHGLTASFLPKPIAGISGSGMHCHLSLFRDGVNAFADAAGEHGLSDTARHFIAGLLEHAEGMTAVTNPLVNSYKRLVPGFEAPVNVAWSTSNRSALIRIPAKRGASTRAEVRMPDPSCNPYLALAVMLAAGLDGIEQRLEPPPAIARNIFRMTVREKRHHRIRELPTDLREAVNELEKDEVIGRALGEHVMEHFLAAKRAEWAEYSMTVHPWELDRYLDLI from the coding sequence ATGACACGAGTGCCGCCCCAAAACGCCCAGGACCTGCTGGAGACCCTCCAGGCGCAGGACGTGGCGTTTTTACGCCTGCAATTCACCGACATCCTCGGCACGACCAAGAACGTGGAGGTTCCCCGGTCGCAGTTTGAAAAGGCCCTGCGCGGCGACGTGACTTTTGACGGGAGCGCGGTGGAGGGGTTCACGCGGGTCGAAGAGAGCGACATGCTGCTCTCACCGGACCTGTCCACCTTTCTGATCTATCCCCCCTTTGCCCCCGAGGAGGAAGGCGGACGGGTGGCGCGGCTGATCTGTGACGTTACCCTGCCGGACGGCACGCCGTTTGAGGGGGATCCCCGGCGGGTCTTGAAGCGGCAGGTCGAGCGAGCAGCGGGGCTAGGCTTCGAAATGTTTGTGGGCACCGAGCCGGAATTCTTTCTGTTTGAGCGGAATGCCGGGGGAGGCGGCCTTCCGGTCACACACGACAAAGCGGGGTACTTCGACCTTGCGCCGGTGGACAAGGGCGAGCGCATTCGCCGCGAGATCACACAGAGGCTGGTGCAGATGGGGTTTGAGATCGAGGCCGCACACCACGAGGTTGCGCCGGGTCAGCACGAGATTGACTTTCGTTATGCCCCCGCGCTGGAGGCGGCTGACCGCATCGCGACCTTTAAATTCGTGGTGAAGCGGGTCGCGCTGGAACACGGGTTGACCGCCAGCTTCCTGCCCAAACCCATCGCGGGCATCAGCGGCTCAGGGATGCACTGTCACCTCAGCCTGTTCCGCGACGGGGTCAACGCCTTTGCGGACGCGGCCGGCGAGCACGGCTTGTCGGACACGGCGCGCCACTTTATCGCTGGGCTCCTGGAACACGCCGAGGGCATGACGGCCGTCACCAACCCCCTGGTGAACAGCTACAAGCGCCTGGTACCGGGCTTCGAGGCCCCGGTGAACGTGGCCTGGAGCACGAGTAATCGCTCGGCCCTGATTCGTATCCCGGCCAAACGCGGCGCCTCTACCCGCGCGGAGGTGCGGATGCCAGACCCCAGTTGCAATCCCTATCTGGCGCTCGCGGTGATGTTGGCGGCAGGCCTAGACGGCATCGAGCAAAGGCTCGAGCCGCCGCCCGCCATCGCGCGCAACATCTTCCGCATGACGGTCCGCGAAAAGCGCCACCACCGCATCCGCGAGCTGCCCACCGACCTGCGGGAGGCCGTCAACGAACTGGAAAAGGACGAGGTGATCGGGCGCGCCCTGGGCGAACACGTGATGGAGCACTTTCTGGCAGCCAAACGCGCTGAGTGGGCCGAGTACAGCATGACCGTCCACCCCTGGGAACTGGACCGCTACCTCGACCTGATCTGA
- a CDS encoding glutamine synthetase III, with translation MNRDFDVISAARNWRVEAPAPATPAQVFGELFASDVLTLDELRVRLSKPVYRSLQATLERGERLDPAIADTVALAMKAWALEKGATHYTHWFQPLTGYTAEKHDAFLTPTSDGGAIASFSGKELIQAEPDASSFPSGGLRATFEARGYTAWDPSSPAFIMRHANGATLCIPTAFASWTGEALDNKTPLLRSTEALNRSAQAALRLFGHPEDTRVSSTLGAEQEYFLIAEEYYYRRPDLVMTGRTLFGAKPPRGQELEDHYFGAIPDRVLSFMTDVEHQLYALGVPVKTRHNEVAPGQFEVAPIFEASNVAADHQQLVMQVLRNTARKYGLVALLHEKPFAGVNGSGKHCNWSMSTSSGLNLLDPGETPHENAQFLFFCAAVLKAVDEHQDLLRVSVASASNDHRLGANEAPPAIISIFLGEELTDIFERLVSGEGGRGAEAGVLGLGVPVLPHLPRHAGDRNRTSPFAFTGNKFEFRAVGSSQSISFPITVLNTIVADAIEALSAQLRAKLEEGQDIDSAAVQVVKETYARHRRIVFNGDGYAQAWHEEAERRGLLNLRTSLDAIERLSDPKNVTLFSRYGVLSEREVQARQEVLYDQYFKTVNIEGETTEYIAQTMILPAAANYLRELCAVKTPARALTATASEVAAVTDDLYDALQHLREQNAALGGEEIHEKAHHMRDHVIPAMQAVRGAADRLERLVSETLWPLPTYRQMLFVK, from the coding sequence ATGAACCGTGATTTCGATGTGATCTCCGCTGCCCGCAACTGGCGGGTGGAGGCCCCCGCCCCGGCGACGCCCGCGCAGGTGTTTGGGGAACTGTTTGCCAGCGACGTGCTCACGCTCGATGAACTTAGGGTGCGGCTCAGCAAGCCGGTGTACCGCAGCCTGCAGGCCACGCTGGAACGGGGCGAGCGGCTGGACCCGGCGATTGCCGACACGGTGGCCCTCGCAATGAAGGCCTGGGCGCTCGAGAAGGGGGCAACCCACTACACCCACTGGTTTCAGCCCCTCACCGGCTATACCGCCGAGAAGCACGACGCCTTTCTCACCCCCACGAGTGACGGCGGCGCCATCGCCTCCTTCAGCGGCAAGGAGCTGATTCAGGCGGAGCCCGACGCGAGCTCTTTTCCCTCCGGGGGCCTGCGCGCGACCTTTGAGGCCCGCGGGTATACGGCCTGGGATCCCTCCAGCCCGGCCTTTATCATGCGGCACGCCAACGGGGCAACCCTGTGTATCCCCACGGCCTTTGCCTCCTGGACGGGCGAGGCGCTCGACAACAAGACGCCGCTGCTGCGCTCCACCGAAGCGCTCAACAGGAGTGCTCAGGCGGCCCTGCGCCTGTTTGGTCACCCCGAGGACACCCGCGTGAGCAGTACGCTGGGGGCAGAGCAGGAATATTTCCTGATCGCCGAGGAGTACTACTACCGCCGCCCTGACCTGGTGATGACGGGCCGCACCCTGTTTGGTGCGAAGCCGCCGCGTGGTCAGGAGCTCGAAGACCACTACTTCGGGGCCATTCCCGACCGAGTGCTCTCCTTTATGACGGATGTCGAGCACCAGCTCTACGCGCTTGGCGTGCCGGTCAAAACCCGTCACAACGAGGTCGCGCCCGGTCAGTTCGAGGTTGCCCCGATCTTTGAAGCGAGCAATGTGGCTGCCGATCACCAGCAGCTCGTGATGCAGGTGCTGCGCAATACAGCGCGCAAATACGGTCTGGTCGCGCTGCTGCACGAGAAGCCCTTTGCGGGTGTGAACGGCAGCGGCAAGCACTGCAACTGGTCGATGAGCACGAGCAGCGGCCTGAACCTCCTGGATCCCGGTGAGACGCCTCACGAGAACGCGCAGTTTCTCTTTTTCTGCGCGGCGGTGCTCAAGGCCGTGGACGAACACCAAGACCTCCTGCGTGTAAGCGTGGCTTCGGCCAGCAACGACCACCGCCTGGGCGCGAACGAGGCTCCTCCTGCCATCATCAGCATCTTTTTGGGAGAAGAGCTCACGGACATCTTTGAGCGGCTGGTGAGCGGAGAGGGCGGGCGCGGTGCCGAGGCGGGCGTCTTGGGGCTGGGCGTTCCGGTGTTGCCGCACCTTCCCCGCCACGCCGGAGACCGCAACCGCACGAGCCCTTTTGCCTTTACCGGCAACAAGTTCGAGTTCCGCGCCGTCGGCTCGTCGCAGAGCATCAGCTTTCCGATCACCGTGCTGAATACCATCGTCGCCGATGCCATCGAGGCGCTCAGCGCGCAGCTCCGCGCCAAGCTGGAGGAGGGCCAGGACATCGACAGCGCCGCTGTGCAGGTCGTGAAGGAGACCTACGCACGGCACCGGCGCATCGTCTTTAACGGCGACGGGTACGCGCAGGCGTGGCACGAGGAGGCCGAGCGGCGGGGCCTGCTGAACCTGCGCACCAGCCTGGACGCCATCGAGCGCCTCAGTGACCCCAAGAACGTGACGCTCTTTAGCCGTTACGGCGTCCTCTCGGAGCGTGAGGTGCAGGCCCGTCAGGAAGTTCTCTACGACCAGTACTTCAAAACCGTGAACATCGAGGGCGAGACCACCGAGTACATCGCCCAAACGATGATCCTGCCCGCCGCCGCGAATTACCTGCGGGAGCTGTGTGCCGTAAAGACGCCCGCTCGAGCGCTCACCGCGACCGCCAGCGAGGTCGCTGCCGTGACGGATGACCTCTACGACGCCCTTCAGCACCTGCGCGAGCAGAATGCGGCGCTGGGCGGCGAGGAGATCCACGAGAAAGCGCACCACATGCGTGACCACGTCATCCCTGCCATGCAGGCGGTGAGAGGAGCCGCCGACCGGCTCGAACGCCTGGTGAGCGAGACGCTGTGGCCGCTGCCGACGTACCGTCAGATGCTGTTTGTGAAGTGA
- a CDS encoding ABC transporter ATP-binding protein, whose protein sequence is MTAGNIILDVQNVTKTFGGLTAVNDVTFQVPQHAIVSVIGPNGAGKTTFFNLITGIYKPDRGTIRLAGQELVGLRPDQVVAAGISRTFQNIRLFSTMTAEENIMVGRHTRLKVGFWDAVLHTRTFHRTEAEARETARVMLEFVGLSKWRSELATNLPYGDQRKLEIARALATTPKLVLLDEPAAGMNPRETEDLKALIRRIRDDLGVTVVLIEHDMRLVMTLSENITVLDYGTKISEGLPHQVRNDPRVMEAYLGRGAAAGEYGKEARPNA, encoded by the coding sequence GTGACGGCCGGCAACATCATTCTCGACGTGCAGAACGTCACCAAGACCTTTGGCGGCCTCACCGCCGTGAACGACGTGACCTTTCAGGTGCCGCAGCACGCCATCGTCAGCGTGATCGGGCCGAACGGCGCGGGCAAGACCACCTTCTTTAACCTGATCACGGGGATCTACAAGCCGGACCGGGGCACCATCCGGCTCGCCGGGCAGGAACTGGTGGGCCTGCGGCCCGATCAGGTGGTGGCAGCGGGCATCTCGCGCACCTTTCAGAATATCCGCCTCTTTTCCACCATGACCGCCGAAGAAAACATCATGGTGGGGCGGCATACTCGCCTGAAGGTGGGCTTTTGGGACGCCGTGCTGCACACCCGCACCTTTCACCGAACCGAGGCGGAGGCGCGGGAAACGGCTCGGGTGATGCTGGAGTTCGTCGGCCTGAGCAAATGGCGCAGCGAACTGGCGACCAATCTTCCCTACGGCGACCAGCGCAAGCTGGAAATCGCCCGCGCGCTCGCGACGACGCCCAAGCTGGTGCTGCTCGACGAACCAGCAGCGGGCATGAACCCCCGCGAGACCGAAGACCTCAAGGCGCTGATTCGCCGCATCCGCGACGACTTGGGCGTCACGGTGGTCTTGATCGAGCACGACATGCGCCTGGTGATGACCCTCTCGGAGAACATCACCGTGCTGGACTACGGCACCAAGATCAGTGAGGGCCTCCCCCACCAGGTCCGCAACGATCCGCGCGTCATGGAAGCGTACCTGGGCCGCGGTGCGGCGGCGGGCGAGTACGGCAAGGAGGCGAGGCCGAATGCCTGA
- a CDS encoding branched-chain amino acid ABC transporter permease → MDLATLLPFIVNVVVGGLVLGFVYAIIALGYTMVYGVLQLINFAHSEVFVTGAVVGFEVFRVLAPNPMNGYLKLLIALVAAMVVSGLLNVLIERLAYRPLRNAPRLVPLITAIGVSLILQDVLRVIEGFQGRFDLTYTLPEGFSGKFCSAESSCVALGNALRTVGIDLQLKDVILIVVGLVSLAVLNYLVGRTRLGKAIRAVAQDRVTAGLMGIDANRMISATFLIGGALGGISGVLFGIKFGTVNAYSGFDPGIIAFTAAVLGGIGSIPGAVLGGLVLGVIQNLIGVTNIFGGLLGIANLEAIDASYQRIGAFIVLVLILIFKPTGLLGKSNVEKV, encoded by the coding sequence TTGGATCTCGCCACCCTGCTGCCGTTCATCGTGAACGTGGTTGTCGGCGGCCTCGTGCTGGGCTTTGTATACGCCATCATCGCCCTGGGCTACACCATGGTGTACGGCGTGCTGCAACTGATCAACTTCGCGCATTCGGAAGTCTTTGTCACCGGCGCGGTCGTCGGATTTGAGGTGTTTCGGGTGCTCGCCCCAAACCCGATGAATGGCTACCTCAAGCTGCTGATCGCGCTTGTGGCGGCGATGGTGGTCTCTGGCCTGCTGAATGTGCTGATCGAGCGCCTGGCCTACCGCCCACTTCGCAACGCACCCCGGTTGGTGCCCCTGATTACCGCCATCGGCGTGTCGCTGATCCTGCAAGACGTCCTGCGCGTGATCGAGGGGTTCCAGGGCCGCTTCGACCTGACCTATACCCTCCCCGAGGGCTTTAGCGGCAAGTTCTGCAGCGCGGAGAGTTCCTGCGTAGCGCTGGGAAACGCCCTGCGAACGGTAGGCATCGACCTCCAGCTCAAGGACGTGATCCTGATTGTGGTGGGTCTCGTGAGCCTCGCGGTCCTGAACTACCTGGTTGGCCGCACCCGGCTGGGCAAGGCGATCCGCGCTGTGGCACAAGATCGGGTCACCGCCGGACTGATGGGGATCGACGCCAACCGCATGATCAGCGCGACCTTTTTGATCGGTGGGGCGCTCGGCGGTATCAGCGGCGTCCTGTTTGGCATCAAGTTCGGCACAGTCAACGCCTACTCGGGCTTTGACCCCGGCATCATCGCCTTTACGGCGGCGGTGCTGGGCGGCATCGGCTCGATTCCCGGTGCGGTGCTGGGCGGTCTGGTCCTGGGTGTGATCCAGAACCTGATCGGCGTGACGAACATCTTTGGCGGGCTGCTGGGCATCGCCAACCTGGAAGCGATCGACGCCTCCTACCAGCGGATCGGAGCGTTTATCGTGCTCGTGCTGATTCTGATCTTTAAGCCAACTGGCCTGCTCGGCAAGAGCAACGTGGAGAAAGTATGA
- a CDS encoding ABC transporter ATP-binding protein gives MPERVMAKTTEQTAGPTGTPMLELRDVHTYYDHIHALKGINMTVHSGEIVALIGGNGAGKTTTLRTISGMMKPRHGQVIYDGQNISGLPPHTIMGRGMSHVPEGRRIFAQLTVRENLEVGAYTVTDRQLIEERIQEAFALFPRLKEREGQLGGTMSGGEQQMLAIARALMVNPRLLLLDEPSMGLSPLFVEAIFDIVERLNKERGTTILLVEQNASMALGIAHRAYVLQTGEIRLSGDAASIAQDESVRKAYLGDE, from the coding sequence ATGCCTGAGAGGGTGATGGCGAAAACGACCGAGCAGACGGCGGGACCAACCGGCACACCCATGCTCGAACTGCGGGACGTTCACACGTACTACGACCACATCCATGCCCTCAAGGGCATCAACATGACCGTTCACTCCGGCGAGATCGTGGCCTTGATCGGTGGCAACGGCGCCGGCAAGACGACCACGCTGCGCACGATCAGCGGCATGATGAAGCCGCGACACGGCCAGGTGATCTATGATGGGCAAAACATCTCTGGCTTGCCCCCCCATACGATCATGGGGCGCGGCATGAGCCACGTGCCCGAGGGCCGCCGGATCTTTGCTCAGCTCACGGTGCGTGAGAACCTGGAGGTCGGCGCGTACACGGTCACCGACCGCCAGCTGATCGAGGAACGGATTCAGGAAGCTTTTGCGCTGTTCCCGCGCCTCAAAGAACGCGAGGGCCAGCTTGGCGGCACCATGTCGGGCGGGGAGCAGCAGATGCTGGCGATCGCCCGCGCCCTGATGGTCAATCCACGCTTGCTGCTGCTGGATGAACCTTCCATGGGCCTCTCGCCCCTCTTTGTGGAGGCGATTTTTGACATCGTCGAGCGCCTGAACAAGGAACGCGGCACCACCATCCTCCTTGTCGAGCAGAACGCCAGCATGGCGCTGGGTATCGCGCACCGCGCCTATGTGCTGCAAACCGGTGAGATCCGCCTCAGCGGCGACGCGGCGAGCATCGCGCAGGATGAGAGCGTGCGCAAAGCGTACCTCGGCGACGAGTAG
- a CDS encoding branched-chain amino acid ABC transporter permease — MTAVSPAAPRRTRPAPDRTLLLVLTFLATSALLLVSHNGELLGRLGNLGGLLRNPIVEAVVVSLFLANVLFAYLWRAAPWAKALVGLGSLLLVLPWAGQEDTSLLDLSIQIMIFAALALGLNIVVGLAGLLDLGYVAFFAVGAYLWGIFASPRFSEILRYYGENPGATNASTLAFGLFLTAVTAASMVYIRRQVVRPTRASTWSFALASFGLVAGLILTGRALLVLGASRAAGLATGIDANFFWLFLALSVLAAAIVGVLIGLPVLRLKGDYLALITLGLGEVIRVLANNLDLYSAGSQGITPIKSAAVPWFDRLAGALGFQPDQYYLLFLYVLVLVMIAIILMVNIRLDRSRIGRAWIAIRDDEVAAQAMGVPLVQTKLIAFATGASFAGVMGMIFAAKQTFISPESFNLFQSIGVLSMVILGGMGSFPGVILGAAVVTLLNLRILPGLGEATANLGLPQQVNPGQLQRLIFGVILVTMMLLRPEGLLPNRRRALELHHEEDQEDDSAKGSGPALTAGGGDVYSPGLAPQKEDERAGGAQ; from the coding sequence ATGACGGCGGTGAGTCCTGCTGCGCCGCGGCGTACGCGCCCTGCTCCGGACCGCACGCTGCTGCTGGTGCTGACATTTTTGGCCACCAGTGCGCTGCTGCTGGTTTCGCATAACGGTGAGCTGCTGGGGCGGCTCGGGAACCTGGGCGGGTTGCTGCGAAACCCCATCGTAGAGGCGGTGGTGGTCTCCCTCTTCCTGGCCAACGTGCTGTTCGCGTATCTGTGGCGTGCCGCTCCCTGGGCCAAGGCGCTGGTTGGGTTGGGCAGCCTGCTGCTCGTGTTGCCCTGGGCCGGGCAGGAAGACACCTCCCTTCTGGACCTCAGCATTCAGATCATGATCTTTGCCGCGCTTGCCCTGGGCCTGAATATTGTGGTGGGACTCGCGGGGCTACTCGACCTGGGGTACGTGGCCTTCTTTGCGGTTGGAGCCTACCTGTGGGGCATCTTCGCCAGCCCACGCTTCTCGGAGATCCTGCGCTACTACGGTGAGAATCCGGGGGCCACGAACGCGAGCACGCTGGCGTTTGGGCTGTTTTTGACGGCGGTGACCGCGGCGAGCATGGTGTACATCCGGCGGCAGGTGGTGCGGCCCACGCGGGCATCGACCTGGAGTTTCGCCCTGGCGAGTTTTGGCCTGGTTGCGGGCCTCATCCTGACCGGGCGGGCCCTGCTCGTGCTGGGGGCCTCCCGGGCAGCCGGACTGGCCACCGGCATCGACGCGAACTTTTTCTGGCTGTTCCTGGCCCTCAGCGTGCTTGCTGCGGCCATTGTGGGCGTGCTGATCGGCCTGCCGGTGCTGCGCCTCAAGGGGGACTATCTGGCCCTGATCACGCTGGGGCTGGGCGAAGTGATTCGCGTGCTGGCCAACAACCTCGACCTGTACTCGGCGGGCTCGCAGGGCATCACGCCCATCAAGAGCGCCGCGGTGCCGTGGTTTGACCGTTTGGCCGGTGCCCTGGGCTTTCAGCCTGACCAGTATTACCTCCTGTTCCTGTACGTGCTTGTGCTCGTGATGATCGCCATCATCCTGATGGTGAATATCCGGCTGGACCGCTCGCGCATCGGGCGGGCCTGGATTGCCATTCGGGACGACGAGGTGGCGGCGCAGGCGATGGGCGTGCCGCTGGTCCAGACCAAGCTGATCGCCTTTGCCACAGGGGCGAGCTTTGCAGGTGTGATGGGGATGATCTTTGCGGCCAAACAGACCTTTATCAGCCCGGAAAGCTTCAACCTGTTTCAAAGTATCGGCGTGCTGAGCATGGTGATTCTGGGCGGAATGGGTTCTTTTCCCGGCGTGATCCTGGGCGCGGCCGTGGTCACCCTGCTGAACCTGCGCATTCTGCCGGGCTTGGGCGAGGCCACCGCCAACCTGGGCCTGCCGCAACAGGTGAACCCAGGGCAGCTCCAACGGCTGATTTTCGGCGTGATTCTGGTCACCATGATGCTGCTGCGTCCCGAGGGCTTGCTGCCCAACCGGCGCCGCGCCCTAGAACTGCACCACGAGGAGGATCAGGAGGACGACAGCGCGAAGGGCAGCGGGCCAGCGCTTACGGCGGGCGGCGGGGACGTCTATAGCCCCGGCCTCGCGCCACAGAAAGAAGACGAACGGGCAGGAGGCGCGCAGTGA
- a CDS encoding branched-chain amino acid ABC transporter substrate-binding protein encodes MKKTALSLSILATLALGSASAQTVVKIATLSPLSGGQSDLGTQIRNGAQLAVNEYKPQFKKLGMDLQLVAYDDQADPATGTAQARKIAADRSILAVVGTLNSGVAIPSSQALAPSHVAMVSPANTANQVTDRGLSNMNRIVARDDAQGPAGANFITQNLKAKKVYILNDKTAYGEGLAKEVEKALKAKGVQVITNEGTEEKSDFSSIIAKIKLQRPDAIYFGGIYNQVGVFIKQLREAGITAPVVGGDGLDSAELATIAGKGANNIYFTTVAAPIEALPAARTFATNFQKTFKDQAQGFGAFGYDAAKVVLQGILNAAKANGNKVPSREQVEQAIRKGNFTGLLSGNVSFNSVGDRKAATLYVMNVDNGKYKLATSIPVKPARQ; translated from the coding sequence ATGAAGAAAACCGCCCTGAGCCTTTCCATCCTGGCCACCCTCGCCCTGGGCAGTGCCAGTGCCCAGACGGTCGTGAAGATCGCTACCCTCTCGCCGCTTTCCGGTGGGCAGAGCGACCTCGGCACGCAGATTCGCAACGGCGCGCAGCTGGCGGTCAACGAGTACAAGCCGCAGTTCAAGAAGCTGGGCATGGACCTGCAGCTCGTCGCCTACGACGATCAGGCCGACCCGGCGACCGGCACGGCACAGGCCCGCAAGATCGCCGCCGACCGCTCTATTCTGGCGGTGGTGGGCACGCTCAACAGTGGTGTTGCTATTCCCTCCAGCCAGGCGCTCGCGCCCAGTCACGTGGCGATGGTGAGCCCGGCGAACACTGCCAACCAGGTCACCGACCGTGGCCTGAGCAACATGAACCGCATCGTTGCTCGTGACGACGCGCAGGGCCCGGCGGGAGCGAACTTTATCACGCAGAACCTCAAGGCCAAGAAGGTCTACATCCTCAACGACAAGACGGCGTACGGCGAAGGCCTGGCCAAGGAGGTCGAAAAGGCCCTCAAAGCCAAGGGCGTGCAGGTGATCACCAACGAGGGCACCGAGGAAAAGAGCGACTTTTCCAGCATCATTGCCAAGATCAAGCTGCAGCGCCCGGATGCCATCTACTTCGGCGGCATCTACAACCAGGTGGGCGTGTTTATCAAGCAGCTCCGCGAGGCGGGCATCACTGCGCCGGTGGTGGGCGGCGACGGTCTCGACAGCGCCGAACTGGCTACGATCGCCGGGAAGGGCGCCAACAACATCTACTTCACGACGGTGGCCGCGCCCATCGAGGCGCTGCCCGCCGCGCGGACGTTTGCGACCAACTTCCAGAAGACCTTCAAGGATCAGGCGCAGGGCTTCGGGGCCTTTGGGTATGACGCGGCCAAGGTGGTTCTTCAGGGCATCCTGAACGCGGCCAAGGCCAACGGCAACAAGGTGCCGAGCCGCGAGCAGGTTGAGCAGGCCATTCGCAAGGGCAACTTCACCGGTCTCCTCTCCGGCAACGTCAGCTTCAACAGCGTCGGGGACCGCAAGGCCGCCACGCTGTACGTGATGAATGTCGACAACGGCAAGTACAAGCTGGCGACCAGCATTCCGGTTAAGCCTGCCCGGCAGTAA